The following are encoded together in the Streptomyces sp. NBC_00341 genome:
- a CDS encoding amidohydrolase, with product MTESTAPQSEHRTVLLRGGDVHSPADPFATAMVVERGHVAWVGSEGAADAFAGGVDEVIDLDGALVTPAFTDAHVHTTSTGLALTGLDLSGARTLDEALALVRTYVAAHPAERVVLGHGWDATRWPEGRPPSRAELDAAAGGRAVYLPRVDVHSAVASTALLDLVPALASMAGYHPQEPLTAAAHHAVRAAAHGAVSPLQRADAQRAALDRAASLGIGTVHECGGPDISDEEDFTALLKLAAGPRGPRVFGYWAERVADEKDARRIRELGAVGAAGDLFVDGSLGSHTACLHEPYADAPLTGTAHLDAAQIAAHVAACTEAGLQAGFHAIGDAALSAVVEGVRAAAEKVGLSRVRGARHRIEHAEMLTPETVAAFAELGLTASVQPAFDAAWGGEEGMYAQRLGAGRARTLNPYAALLRAGVPLAFGSDSPVTPLDPWGTVRAAAFHRTLEHRISVRAGFTAHTRGGWRAVGRDDAGTLVPGAPADYAVWRTEELVVQAPDDRVARWSTDPRSGTPGLPDLSPGAALPVCLRTVVFGQTVYVRPNE from the coding sequence ATGACCGAGAGCACCGCCCCCCAGAGCGAACACCGCACCGTGCTGCTGCGCGGTGGAGACGTCCACAGTCCCGCCGATCCCTTCGCCACCGCCATGGTGGTCGAACGGGGCCATGTCGCCTGGGTGGGCTCGGAGGGGGCCGCCGACGCCTTCGCGGGCGGCGTCGACGAGGTGATCGACCTCGACGGGGCGCTCGTCACCCCCGCGTTCACCGATGCCCACGTCCACACCACGTCGACCGGCCTGGCCCTGACCGGCCTGGACCTCTCCGGCGCCCGCACCCTGGACGAGGCCCTCGCCCTCGTACGGACGTACGTGGCGGCGCACCCCGCGGAGCGGGTGGTCCTCGGACACGGTTGGGACGCCACGCGCTGGCCCGAGGGGCGCCCGCCCTCGCGCGCGGAGCTGGACGCGGCGGCCGGCGGCCGGGCGGTCTACCTGCCCCGGGTCGACGTGCACTCGGCGGTCGCCAGCACCGCGCTGCTGGACCTGGTCCCCGCGCTCGCCTCGATGGCCGGCTACCACCCGCAGGAGCCGCTGACCGCCGCCGCCCACCACGCGGTGCGCGCGGCCGCCCACGGTGCCGTCTCGCCGCTCCAGCGGGCCGATGCCCAGCGTGCCGCGCTGGACCGTGCGGCGTCGCTGGGCATCGGAACGGTCCACGAGTGCGGCGGCCCCGACATCTCCGACGAGGAGGACTTCACCGCGCTGCTGAAGCTCGCCGCCGGACCGCGCGGACCGCGGGTCTTCGGCTACTGGGCCGAGCGGGTCGCCGACGAGAAGGACGCCCGGCGCATCCGGGAGCTGGGCGCGGTGGGCGCCGCCGGGGACCTCTTCGTCGACGGCTCGCTCGGCTCGCACACCGCCTGCCTGCACGAGCCGTACGCCGACGCCCCGCTGACCGGCACCGCCCACCTGGACGCCGCGCAGATCGCGGCCCACGTCGCGGCCTGCACGGAGGCCGGGTTGCAGGCGGGCTTCCACGCCATCGGGGACGCCGCGCTCAGCGCGGTCGTCGAGGGCGTCAGGGCAGCCGCGGAGAAGGTGGGGCTGAGCCGGGTGCGGGGCGCCAGGCACCGGATCGAGCACGCCGAGATGCTCACCCCGGAGACCGTCGCCGCTTTCGCGGAGCTGGGGCTCACCGCCTCGGTCCAGCCCGCGTTCGATGCCGCCTGGGGCGGTGAGGAGGGCATGTACGCCCAGCGGCTGGGTGCCGGGCGGGCGAGGACCCTCAACCCGTACGCGGCCCTCCTGCGGGCCGGTGTGCCCCTCGCGTTCGGTTCCGACAGCCCGGTGACCCCGCTCGACCCGTGGGGGACGGTGCGGGCCGCCGCGTTCCACCGGACGCTCGAGCACCGGATCTCCGTACGGGCCGGCTTCACCGCCCACACCAGGGGCGGCTGGCGGGCCGTCGGCCGCGACGACGCGGGCACCCTGGTGCCGGGCGCCCCGGCCGACTACGCGGTCTGGCGCACCGAGGAGCTGGTGGTCCAGGCACCGGACGACCGGGTCGCACGCTGGTCGACCGATCCCAGGTCCGGGACGCCCGGACTGCCGGACCTCAGCCCGGGGGCCGCACTCCCGGTCTGCCTGCGCACGGTCGTGTTCGGACAAACTGTCTACGTACGGCCGAACGAGTGA
- a CDS encoding Lrp/AsnC family transcriptional regulator — protein MEELDRQIVELLVKDGRMSYTDLGKATGLSTSAVHQRVRRLEQRGVIRGYAAVVDPEAVGLPLTAFISVKPFDPSAPDDIAERLAGVPELEACHSVAGDENYILKVRVATPLELEHLLTRIRSLAGVSTRTTVVLSTPYEARPPQI, from the coding sequence ATGGAGGAGCTGGACCGTCAAATCGTGGAGTTGCTCGTCAAGGACGGGCGGATGAGCTACACCGACCTGGGCAAGGCCACCGGCCTGTCCACCTCGGCCGTTCATCAGCGGGTCCGCAGGCTGGAGCAGCGCGGGGTGATCCGGGGTTATGCCGCGGTCGTCGACCCCGAGGCCGTCGGCCTGCCGCTGACCGCGTTCATCTCGGTCAAGCCCTTCGACCCGAGCGCCCCGGACGACATCGCGGAGCGGCTCGCGGGAGTCCCGGAGCTGGAGGCGTGCCACAGCGTCGCGGGTGACGAGAACTACATCCTGAAGGTGCGTGTCGCGACCCCGCTGGAGCTTGAACACCTGCTGACCCGCATCCGCTCGCTCGCCGGTGTCTCCACCCGCACCACGGTCGTCCTCTCCACGCCGTACGAGGCACGGCCGCCGCAGATCTGA